Part of the Woronichinia naegeliana WA131 genome, ATCGCTACTGTTTTTAACCGTGTCGATAAAGGTAGAATACCCGTTAAAGGGCCATGAACCAATGTCACCGTTGCTCCCCGATCCAAAGCGGCTTGAGTGAGAGCCAAACCCATTTTTCCAGTGGAAGGATTGCCTAAAAAACGAACCGGATCTAGATATTCTCGCGTTCCCCCCGCACTAATTAACAGATGTTTGCCGTTTAAATCCTGTTGTCCACCGGTACAAAGCCAAGATTCTAGCGTTTTTAAAATGGCCTGAGGTTCTGCCATACGGCCCTTGCCCCAGCGATCGCAGGCCAATAAACCCACGCCCGACTCTAGGAAATAATAACGAGGATCTTGACGCAGTAGTTGTTCATTGCGTTGGACTGCCCATTGCTCACCCATATCCGTATTCATAGCCGGAGCCAAAAGGATGGGACAACGGGAAGCCAAAACCGTATTGGTTAATAAATTATCTGCCAAACCATTGGCCAACTTGGCCAGGGTATTAGCCGTCAAAGGGGCAATTAACAATAACTCAGCCCATTCCCCCAACTCAATATGCAGTGGTCGAGAGTGAATTGGTTGCCAAAAATCTTGATCGGTATAGGCCTGGTGACGGCTGAGGGTGGCAACGGTAAGAGGCGTAATAAATTGCTGGGCAGTGGCGGTGAGAATAACTCGAACTTCGGCCCCGTTTTGAAATAGTTGGGAAATGACTTCACAAACCTTATAGGCTGCAATCCCGCCCCCAATACCGATTAAAATGCGACGTTGCTGAAAACCCATAACTTAGGCCCACTCAGGCTTCATCGTAGGTTTCAATATCAAGCAAATAGAGATAGGGACTGGCCAATTCCTGACGCTGAAAAGCGATCGCTCGCAACAAATGCCAATCCTGTAGGGCTTCAAAGGGGCTATTATAATCATCCGTCTCTAGTCGCTGGGCTAAGTTAGCCACTTCATCGCTCGTTAAAGTCGAAATTTCCTTATCATTCAGCATTAAGGCAGACATACTGACCTCCCTAGGATGATTTTGCCTCTCACCCTTTATCTTACAGCGATCGTTCTCTAAAAATGTTCTTCTTTTTACTTTTGACCCGTAAATGTCATCAAATGTCAGAGCAAACGCATCTAAATTCTAGACTCCTAGGACAGGGCAAACGCATCTTATCCGAGTAAGAGATAGCCATAAAATAAATGATCCGATAGAATAGCAAAAGACAGTTTTAACAAAAAGGTAAATTGTATGCTGAAAAAATCAGTAACGGAAATCAGTGAAGACCTAAAATCGCTGTACATCGAAACAGCCAAAAAACTAAAAGGTAGCGACAGGAGACAATTCATGGCACAGGTTGTACAAGGTTTGGGAATAGGGGGACAAACCTTCGCAGAACGCGAATTAGGGTGGAATAGACGAACAATCCGCAAAGGAACAGAAGAATTAACGAGTGGTCAAGCATTCATAGATGGTCGCAGCCGTAGTGGGCGCAAAAAAATAGAAACAAAATTACCGAATATCTTAGAAGATATAAAGTCGATAGTGGAGCCGAAAAGTCAAACAGACCGAAGTTTTAAAAGTACGCGATTATATACGAGAATAACAAGTGAAGAGGTGCGTAGGCAACTGATTGTACAATCAGGTTATCAAGAGGAAGAACTACCATCATCGGAAACAATCAGAAGAAAATTGAATGATTTGGGGTATAGCTTAAAAAGAGTATTAAAAAGCAAACCGAAAAAAAAGATAGCAGAAACGGAAGCTATTTTTGAACAAATCGAAAAAATCAACAGGGAAGCAGATGAAGGGAGTATCTCACCTTTGCAATAAGTAGGGTACTGGTATCGTGTGATCAAAGCTAGAAAAAGTTATGGTGTAAGAGTTTGAGAAAATAGAAAATAACTTACGACTGGACATATTCCCGTTTTTGTTATACTATTATTATTGTCATTATATTAAAGAAAGGGAAAACGGAAAGCAATGTCAACATTGAATAAAAGCTCAATTGACCTCCTAAGTGATATTGGCTTACCTCAAGAGAAAGAGGAAGCCTTATTTCAGAAAAACTGCCCTCATTGCTATAGTGAAAAAGTAAAAATACATTCTCATTACCAAACGAAAGGTAACGGGGAACGTAAAATGTTCATCTGTCAAGAATGTGGTTCTTGTTTTGCTGAGACTTATGGTAGCGTAATCGCTGGCTTAGAAACCCCATTAAGTGAAATTGTAAAAGTATTAAAAGCCAGAATGGAAGGAATAGGATTAAATGCAGCAGCCCGAGTATTCGGCTACGCAAAAACAACAATATTGAATTGGGAAAAGAAATTATCAGGATTACAAGAGACATTATTTTTATACGCCTTAGTGAATGAATTTGTTAAATTAGTAATAGAAGGGGATGAACTATACACAAAAGTTGGAAAAAATAAAGAAGCAAGTGCCTCTGAGGGGTGGACAATCGTGCTCATGGAAAGGGCTAGCCGCTTTATTTGGCATTTAAAATGTGGTAAAAAAGAGCAGAAATTATTTCTAGAAGCAATGATGACGGTAGCGGAATTATTTGAAAGGAGTGCAGAATCTCTCCAGTTATTTACAGATGGAGAAAAGCGATATAGTCAACTGCTATGGGTGCGACCTTTAGTTGATAAAAGCTGTTGTAATCAGGGTTCTACAGGGAACCCATATTGATCAAGTTTTGCCCAAAATTGACTCCATCGTTCCTTGGTCAATACCAAAGCTCGTAGGCTCAAAATAATTCCTGCTCCTTTTTCCTTCCATCGCATCCCTGAACAACATAATCGTTGTTTGACCAACGTCTTACAAGCTGCTTCCGTAACACCTGAACCAATCGGATACTTTTTCTCTATGTATTCAGCATAATCCATTTGATGCTGATGATTCTCGTAATAAGTAATCGCCGCTTGTAGTTTCTCGGTAAGATTCTTAGAATGACTTTTTTCTTCTTTGACTTCTTTCATCAGATTTAGCAGTTCTCCTGCTTTTCCTTTTTCATGCTTGAGTTCTCGACAATTTTCAGTCAACCATTCTTTTTGTTTTGACACGGTATTCGGATGCAACGCTTCTGCCAAGGCACCTAAGTAACCAGAGGCATGATAGAAATCTAATATCTGTTCTTCCGTTTGCTTTTCTAAAAACTTCCAATTTGATTCTGCCCCGTCTGCTATCCCGACCAATGTTGCCTCTGGATAACGGTTTTTCGCTCGCTCAATTTCTCTTTCTAATCTTTCTAGAAAACTCTTTTTTCCATACTCTGGTGCCGCACCTAGATAGATTGTAGGTTGACGTTCGCCTTCACTATCGTATAGGGAAACGGTTCCCACCATTGCTTCACGGTAGCCATCCTCACACATCAGCATACAGGTTCCATCTAATCCTATTCCCACTGTTGCAATTTGGCTATCCTCCTTGGGCGGGGCATAACTCCACGCTTCTTCTTTTGCCTGTACCACACTTCCTACTGCTTCACTCAATCTTTGGATATAGGATAGCGCTACTTTTCTACCATGATTTTCTAATAAATCATTTTTCACCTCTTTGCCTGCCATCCCTGACATTTTTGAGGATACCTGTTTTGCCAATAATGGCGTTGATGTTATGATTATCCTTGCTTCTCTTTCTAAGGGGCAATACGTTTTTCCTCAAAGGTGAACGCTGATATACATGACGATTCACTATAACCTCACCATAAGGTGTTTGATATTCTTTCGGTTGCTCTCCCTTACTCTTCCAGATTTCTTCACCGATTTTTAAGGGTGAACCATCTGTATCTAAATATTTCAAGGCTTCTTTGCTGGCGATGCAACCTACTTCGTTTAAGCCTTTTTGAATATTTATTTCTGTATCCAACATTGAACGACTGAGTTCTAATGTTAGTTCTATTTTTATCTTTGAACCCTCTACATTAATTAGTTTTGCTGTCATCATTGTTTCCTCTTTGTCACTTTTCATCCCATGTTAACACTTTTCTTTTCCTTCATCAACTAAAGGTCACACCCACTGCTATTTAATATTTGTCACGAAGTATTAAGGACTGGGAAGCGAGGTCGTCCCACCAAAGTATTACCGAAGGGTATGGTGGTAAGATTAAAAAATAAGAGTAGTAAACGTCGAGATTCTGAGGGTAAACTAGAGAAAGTAGAAACTCCGAAAACTGAACATCCTGAGACAACAGAAAAACCAGAAGACAAGGATGTTCATGCCAACCACGTTGAGGCATTTAATAGTTCTCTACGACGCTATTTAGCCGCCTTTCGTCGTCGAACAAATACTTATGCTAAATCTGTTGTG contains:
- the coaBC gene encoding bifunctional phosphopantothenoylcysteine decarboxylase/phosphopantothenate--cysteine ligase CoaBC; protein product: MGFQQRRILIGIGGGIAAYKVCEVISQLFQNGAEVRVILTATAQQFITPLTVATLSRHQAYTDQDFWQPIHSRPLHIELGEWAELLLIAPLTANTLAKLANGLADNLLTNTVLASRCPILLAPAMNTDMGEQWAVQRNEQLLRQDPRYYFLESGVGLLACDRWGKGRMAEPQAILKTLESWLCTGGQQDLNGKHLLISAGGTREYLDPVRFLGNPSTGKMGLALTQAALDRGATVTLVHGPLTGILPLSTRLKTVAIVNAEQMEKALQLEFPLCDWLIMAAAVADVKPSDCATTKLPKSQLPASLPLTPVPDLVAQLTARKKPHQLVIGFAAQTGDIITPAREKLSRKGLDFIVANPIDRAAAGFGTDTNKAVILGKAGQQTAIAPCSKLVLAHELYNFIKQDS
- a CDS encoding DUF2555 domain-containing protein → MSALMLNDKEISTLTSDEVANLAQRLETDDYNSPFEALQDWHLLRAIAFQRQELASPYLYLLDIETYDEA